A single window of Cytobacillus dafuensis DNA harbors:
- the radA gene encoding DNA repair protein RadA, whose product MAKRKTKFMCQECGYESPKWMGKCPGCGEWNKMVEEVEKSATTRRGAFAHSQGATILSKATPITTVETVSEPRIYTDMNELNRVLGGGVVKGSLVLIGGDPGIGKSTLLLQVSSQLANKNHSVLYISGEESLRQTKLRADRLGVSSENLLVYSETSLEEISRTIDSVNPSFVIIDSIQTIFHPEVTSAPGSVSQVRECTAELMRIGKTKGIAIFIVGHVTKEGSIAGPRLLEHMVDTVLYFEGERHHTYRILRAVKNRFGSTNEMGIFEMKEFGLEEVENPSEIFLEERSQGAAGSTVVASMEGTRPVLVEIQALISPTSFGNPRRMATGIDHNRVPLLMAVLEKRVGMLLQNQDAYLKVAGGVKLDEPAIDLAIAVSIASSFRDKPTRPTDCIIGEVGLTGEVRRVSRIEQRVQEAAKLGFERVILPANNLGGWTGPKGIELIGVGSVSEALKVTLGG is encoded by the coding sequence ATGGCCAAAAGGAAAACAAAATTTATGTGTCAGGAATGTGGGTATGAGTCTCCAAAGTGGATGGGGAAATGTCCTGGTTGCGGTGAGTGGAATAAAATGGTTGAGGAGGTGGAAAAATCAGCAACAACAAGAAGGGGTGCATTTGCTCATTCACAAGGAGCGACTATTCTCTCAAAAGCTACACCTATTACGACGGTTGAGACAGTGAGTGAACCTCGCATCTATACCGACATGAATGAACTAAACCGTGTTCTTGGAGGAGGGGTGGTCAAGGGGTCCTTAGTACTGATTGGTGGTGACCCAGGGATAGGAAAATCAACATTGCTATTGCAGGTTTCATCCCAATTGGCTAATAAAAATCATTCCGTTTTATATATATCTGGTGAAGAATCACTTAGGCAGACGAAACTGCGTGCTGATCGACTAGGCGTTTCATCTGAGAATTTATTGGTTTATTCGGAAACGAGTCTAGAGGAGATAAGTCGGACAATCGACAGCGTCAATCCGAGCTTCGTCATTATTGACTCCATTCAGACGATTTTTCACCCAGAGGTAACCTCGGCTCCAGGAAGCGTTTCTCAAGTAAGAGAATGTACAGCAGAATTAATGAGAATTGGAAAAACAAAAGGAATTGCTATTTTTATTGTCGGGCATGTTACAAAGGAAGGTTCCATTGCTGGTCCAAGATTATTAGAGCATATGGTTGATACAGTTCTATACTTCGAGGGAGAGCGGCATCATACATACCGAATTTTGCGTGCGGTAAAAAATCGATTTGGATCGACAAACGAGATGGGAATTTTTGAAATGAAGGAGTTTGGTTTAGAAGAAGTAGAGAACCCTTCAGAAATTTTCCTTGAGGAACGCTCACAGGGAGCAGCAGGATCAACAGTTGTAGCCTCTATGGAAGGGACTCGCCCGGTTCTTGTGGAAATTCAAGCCTTAATATCACCGACAAGCTTCGGAAATCCGAGAAGAATGGCTACCGGAATTGATCATAATCGTGTTCCACTTTTAATGGCGGTGCTTGAAAAGCGAGTGGGGATGCTTTTGCAAAACCAGGATGCTTATTTAAAGGTAGCTGGGGGAGTAAAGTTAGATGAGCCAGCGATTGATTTAGCTATTGCAGTCAGCATTGCTTCAAGCTTTCGCGACAAACCGACGAGACCGACAGACTGTATTATCGGGGAAGTAGGTTTAACTGGAGAGGTTAGAAGGGTATCAAGAATAGAGCAGCGTGTTCAGGAAGCAGCAAAACTAGGTTTTGAAAGGGTTATTTTACCGGCAAATAACCTTGGGGGCTGGACTGGGCCAAAAGGAATTGAGCTGATTGGAGTAGGTTCTGTTAGTGAGGCATTAAAAGTGACATTAGGAGGGTGA
- the disA gene encoding DNA integrity scanning diadenylate cyclase DisA yields MENKKLGEKTMSDILQFMAPGTPIREGIDNVLRANTGGLIVLGSKDKITHIVDGGFQINAPFSPSYLYELAKMDGAIVLNQEGNKILIANAQLAPDPGIPSTETGMRHRTAERVARQTGELVVAISQRRNVITLYKGHFRYVLKDIAVILTKANVALQTLEKYKVVLGEDISNLSVLEFEELVTYCDILNVFHSVEMVLRIKNELLSYLNELGIEGRLIRLQMNELLQDIEKEVELIIKDYAHTKNISPGDMFEKLQEMSVGKMLEDTVILKLLGYNGYVHTDEYKCPRGYRMLSKIPRLPMIIIENLIARFEELPAILVASVEELDDVEGIGEVRARKIKDGLKLIKKQLLADRQL; encoded by the coding sequence ATGGAAAATAAAAAGCTTGGTGAAAAAACGATGAGTGACATCCTTCAATTTATGGCTCCTGGTACGCCTATTCGAGAAGGAATCGATAATGTGCTTCGAGCGAATACAGGGGGTTTGATTGTTCTTGGAAGCAAGGATAAAATTACCCATATCGTTGATGGGGGCTTTCAAATTAATGCCCCTTTCTCACCAAGCTATTTATATGAGTTAGCCAAAATGGATGGAGCCATCGTGTTAAATCAAGAAGGGAATAAAATTTTGATTGCGAATGCTCAATTGGCTCCAGATCCCGGTATTCCGTCAACAGAAACGGGCATGCGTCATAGAACTGCCGAGCGGGTCGCCAGGCAAACGGGAGAGCTTGTCGTTGCGATTTCCCAAAGGCGTAATGTAATCACCTTGTATAAAGGTCATTTTCGTTATGTTCTTAAAGATATTGCTGTTATTTTGACAAAAGCGAATGTAGCCTTGCAGACGCTTGAAAAGTATAAAGTTGTCTTAGGGGAAGATATTTCAAACTTAAGTGTTTTGGAATTCGAGGAGCTAGTCACCTATTGTGATATTTTAAATGTGTTTCATAGTGTGGAGATGGTCCTAAGAATAAAAAATGAGCTGCTATCCTATTTAAATGAACTAGGTATAGAAGGAAGGCTTATCCGTCTGCAAATGAATGAGCTATTACAAGATATTGAAAAAGAAGTGGAGCTAATCATTAAGGATTATGCTCATACAAAAAACATAAGCCCAGGTGACATGTTTGAAAAATTACAAGAAATGTCTGTCGGAAAGATGCTGGAAGATACCGTGATATTAAAGCTTTTAGGATACAATGGATATGTGCATACAGATGAATATAAATGTCCAAGAGGATATCGGATGCTATCCAAAATTCCGAGATTGCCCATGATTATTATTGAAAATTTAATAGCACGGTTCGAGGAGCTGCCGGCTATTTTGGTAGCTTCAGTCGAGGAACTGGATGATGTAGAAGGAATTGGAGAAGTGCGGGCAAGGAAAATAAAGGATGGCCTAAAACTGATAAAAAAACAGCTTTTAGCAGATCGGCAGCTGTAA
- a CDS encoding PIN/TRAM domain-containing protein: protein MLKRIVQACFLIIGITLGIFLIPYLFALVSLESISLINNPYMAAILGAIIFYLISFWAVDHVVNFIKWVEESLVKAPITDIIFGSVGLVFGLLIAFLIGYALNAIEVPVLNTVAPIVLTLLFGYLGFQVGFKKRDELLTLFANKKKKNTEEEPETTPKNVLKLLDTSVIIDGRIADICQTGFLEGTIVIPQFVLEELQHIADSSDVLKRNRGRRGLDILNRIQKELSIKVEIYEGDFEEIQEVDSKLVKLAKVTNGVVVTNDFNLNKVCEFQGVSVLNINDLANAVKPVVLPGEEMKVQVIKDGKEQNQGIAYLDDGTMIVVEDGRDYIGKYIDVLVTSVLQTSAGRMIFAKPKLLEKAL, encoded by the coding sequence ATGTTAAAACGTATTGTTCAAGCATGCTTCCTGATCATTGGGATAACGCTTGGGATATTTTTAATTCCTTATTTATTTGCACTAGTATCGTTAGAAAGCATTTCTCTAATAAATAATCCTTATATGGCCGCCATTCTAGGTGCAATTATTTTTTATCTTATTTCTTTTTGGGCGGTTGATCATGTTGTAAATTTTATTAAATGGGTAGAGGAATCTCTCGTAAAGGCTCCTATTACCGATATTATTTTTGGTAGCGTAGGCTTAGTTTTCGGGTTATTAATTGCATTTTTAATTGGCTATGCTTTAAATGCGATTGAAGTTCCAGTTTTAAATACAGTAGCTCCAATTGTGCTAACGCTATTATTTGGTTATTTAGGATTTCAAGTAGGCTTTAAGAAGCGGGATGAACTTCTTACATTATTTGCAAACAAAAAGAAAAAGAATACGGAAGAAGAGCCAGAAACAACTCCCAAAAATGTATTGAAACTATTGGACACAAGTGTCATTATTGATGGCAGGATTGCGGATATTTGCCAAACTGGATTTCTTGAAGGAACGATCGTAATTCCTCAGTTTGTTCTGGAAGAATTACAGCATATTGCGGATTCTTCAGATGTGTTAAAGCGAAACAGAGGACGAAGAGGATTAGATATTTTGAACCGGATTCAGAAGGAGCTTTCAATCAAAGTAGAAATCTATGAAGGTGACTTTGAAGAGATTCAGGAAGTGGATAGTAAGCTGGTGAAGCTTGCGAAAGTCACCAATGGCGTAGTCGTAACGAATGATTTTAACTTAAATAAAGTTTGTGAATTTCAGGGCGTATCTGTTTTAAATATTAATGATCTTGCCAATGCTGTTAAACCGGTCGTTCTTCCTGGGGAAGAAATGAAGGTACAGGTTATTAAGGATGGTAAGGAACAAAATCAGGGAATTGCTTATTTGGATGACGGCACGATGATTGTTGTAGAGGATGGCCGCGATTATATTGGAAAGTATATCGATGTTCTCGTAACAAGTGTTCTGCAAACATCCGCTGGACGAATGATCTTTGCAAAACCTAAGCTGCTCGAAAAAGCTTTATAA
- the ispD gene encoding 2-C-methyl-D-erythritol 4-phosphate cytidylyltransferase, protein MAYRVIIPAAGQGKRMGAGKNKILLELNQLPIIIHTLRVFELDEDCEGIILAVNPQDEDEMKSLLDRHQITKVTSFVPGGKERQHSIYNALKQVRQEGIVLVHDAARPFIDKNLLRSLIEAAKTSGAAILAVPVKDTVKKATGKFVAETVERTSLWAVQTPQAFRFSILFEAYRKAEEDDFLGTDDASLVERLGKDVVIVEGSYDNIKLTTPEDLYFAEAIIRKRVEQ, encoded by the coding sequence ATGGCTTATCGAGTCATTATTCCTGCAGCAGGCCAGGGAAAAAGAATGGGCGCGGGAAAGAATAAAATATTATTAGAGCTTAATCAATTGCCTATTATTATTCATACATTAAGAGTTTTCGAATTGGATGAAGACTGTGAAGGGATTATTCTAGCAGTCAATCCTCAAGATGAAGATGAGATGAAGTCACTCCTTGATAGACATCAAATCACAAAGGTGACTTCTTTCGTTCCGGGTGGAAAGGAAAGGCAGCATAGTATTTACAATGCATTAAAACAAGTGAGACAGGAAGGTATTGTCCTTGTTCATGATGCTGCAAGGCCGTTTATTGATAAGAATCTTCTTCGTTCACTGATCGAAGCTGCAAAGACGAGCGGGGCTGCTATATTAGCAGTACCTGTAAAAGATACGGTAAAAAAAGCTACCGGAAAGTTTGTTGCTGAAACGGTCGAGCGTACCAGCTTGTGGGCGGTTCAAACCCCACAGGCTTTTCGTTTTTCTATTCTTTTTGAGGCTTATCGAAAAGCGGAGGAGGATGATTTTCTCGGGACCGATGATGCTAGTTTAGTCGAGCGTCTTGGGAAGGATGTTGTCATTGTAGAAGGGAGCTATGACAATATCAAGCTAACAACTCCAGAGGACTTATATTTTGCTGAAGCCATTATTCGTAAAAGGGTAGAGCAATAA
- the ispF gene encoding 2-C-methyl-D-erythritol 2,4-cyclodiphosphate synthase has protein sequence MFRIGQGFDVHQLTEGRPLIIGGIEIPYEKGLLGHSDADVLLHTVADSCLGAIGEGDIGRHFPDTDPEFKDADSAKLLEHVWQLVKDKGYELVNADCTIIAQKPKMAPYIGQMRERIASILETNIENINVKATTTEKLGFTGRGEGIASQVAVLLKKKDQ, from the coding sequence ATGTTTCGAATTGGACAAGGCTTTGATGTGCATCAATTAACCGAAGGGCGTCCGTTAATCATTGGCGGGATAGAAATTCCGTATGAAAAAGGCTTGTTAGGCCACTCCGATGCGGATGTATTATTACATACAGTTGCGGACTCATGTCTAGGTGCGATCGGTGAGGGAGATATCGGCAGGCATTTTCCAGATACAGACCCGGAATTTAAAGATGCGGATTCTGCAAAGTTATTAGAGCATGTCTGGCAGCTTGTAAAAGACAAAGGGTATGAGCTTGTAAATGCTGATTGCACCATTATTGCTCAAAAACCAAAAATGGCTCCATATATTGGGCAAATGAGAGAAAGAATCGCCAGCATTTTAGAAACAAATATAGAAAACATTAATGTAAAAGCGACCACAACAGAGAAACTTGGTTTTACTGGCAGAGGAGAAGGGATTGCTTCTCAAGTGGCTGTTTTATTGAAGAAAAAGGACCAATGA
- the gltX gene encoding glutamate--tRNA ligase: MSNDIRVRYAPSPTGHLHIGNARTALFNYLFARSQGGKFIIRIEDTDKKRNIEGGEESQLKYLTWLGIDWDESVDKDGGFGPYRQSERNDIYEKYYHELLEKGHAYKCYCTEEELEAEREAQTAKGETPAYSGKCRHLSPEERAKLEAEGRQPSIRFMVPKGKVFTFDDMVKGNVSFESDGIGDHVIVKKDGTPTYNFAVTIDDYLMQISHVLRGDDHISNTPKQLMIYDALGWKAPIFGHMTLIVNESRKKLSKRDESIIQFIEQYEELGYLPEALFNFIALLGWSPSGEEEIFSKDEFINIFDANRLSKSPALFDKQKLTWMNNQYLKKLDIDKLVKISLPHLVKAGRVNENMSEMEAQWVTSLIALYQEKMSYGAEIVELSDIFFSEKTTMDEEAKAVIEEEQVPEVLSAFLHEIDSLNEFKADEIKAAMKAVQKATGHKGKKLFMPIRVAITGQTHGPDLPQAIELFGKEKVKNRLMSILG; the protein is encoded by the coding sequence ATGTCAAACGATATTCGTGTACGCTACGCCCCTAGTCCAACTGGACATTTACATATCGGTAATGCACGTACAGCATTATTCAACTATTTATTTGCTAGAAGTCAAGGCGGGAAATTTATAATCCGTATTGAAGACACAGATAAAAAGCGTAATATTGAAGGCGGAGAGGAAAGCCAGCTAAAGTATTTAACATGGCTTGGTATTGATTGGGACGAAAGTGTTGATAAGGATGGTGGCTTCGGCCCTTACCGCCAGTCAGAACGAAATGACATTTATGAAAAATATTATCATGAGCTCCTTGAAAAAGGCCATGCATACAAATGCTATTGTACGGAAGAAGAGCTAGAGGCTGAACGTGAAGCTCAAACAGCTAAAGGAGAAACACCAGCTTATTCCGGCAAGTGTCGCCATCTATCACCGGAAGAACGAGCAAAGCTTGAAGCTGAAGGAAGACAGCCGAGCATTCGTTTTATGGTTCCAAAAGGCAAAGTATTTACATTTGATGATATGGTGAAAGGAAATGTTTCCTTTGAATCAGATGGGATTGGCGATCACGTGATTGTTAAAAAGGATGGTACACCAACCTATAATTTTGCCGTGACCATTGATGATTATTTAATGCAAATTTCCCATGTATTAAGAGGAGATGACCACATCTCTAATACACCAAAACAATTAATGATTTATGATGCATTGGGCTGGAAGGCTCCTATTTTCGGGCATATGACATTAATTGTGAATGAAAGCCGCAAGAAATTAAGTAAGCGTGATGAGTCGATTATTCAATTTATTGAGCAATATGAAGAACTTGGCTATTTGCCTGAAGCCCTTTTCAACTTTATTGCCCTTTTAGGCTGGTCCCCGTCGGGAGAGGAAGAAATTTTCTCGAAGGATGAATTTATAAACATTTTCGATGCGAATCGTTTATCGAAATCGCCAGCTCTTTTTGATAAGCAAAAGCTAACTTGGATGAATAATCAGTACTTGAAGAAGCTTGATATTGATAAGCTTGTGAAGATCTCTCTGCCTCACCTTGTTAAGGCTGGCCGAGTTAACGAAAATATGTCTGAAATGGAAGCCCAATGGGTAACAAGCCTCATTGCTCTATATCAAGAAAAAATGAGCTATGGTGCTGAAATCGTAGAGCTATCAGATATATTCTTTAGTGAAAAAACAACTATGGATGAAGAGGCGAAAGCTGTTATTGAGGAAGAGCAAGTTCCAGAAGTGCTATCGGCCTTTTTACATGAAATTGATAGCTTGAACGAGTTTAAAGCGGATGAGATTAAGGCAGCTATGAAAGCTGTGCAAAAGGCAACTGGCCATAAAGGGAAGAAGCTCTTTATGCCAATACGTGTAGCGATAACAGGACAAACTCATGGCCCAGACCTTCCACAAGCGATTGAGCTTTTTGGAAAGGAAAAAGTAAAAAATCGCTTAATGAGTATTTTGGGTTAA
- the cysE gene encoding serine O-acetyltransferase: MFKRLKEDIEVVFEQDPAARSYLEVILTYSGLHAIWAHRIAHALFKRKLYFLARVISQMSRFFTGIEIHPGAKIGRRFFIDHGMGVVIGETCEIGDNVTVFQGVTLGGTGKEKGKRHPTIKDNALIATGAKVLGSITIGENSKIGAGSVVLHEVPPNATVVGIPGKVKVQDGVKIRKDLNHCDLPDPIADRFKELESEIAKLSIEIESLRKERSMVNDHSNL; the protein is encoded by the coding sequence ATGTTTAAAAGGCTTAAAGAAGATATAGAGGTCGTGTTTGAACAGGATCCTGCTGCAAGAAGTTATTTAGAAGTAATATTAACTTATTCAGGCTTGCACGCCATTTGGGCACATCGAATTGCCCATGCACTTTTTAAAAGAAAGCTATATTTTCTTGCAAGAGTCATCTCACAAATGAGCCGTTTTTTCACAGGGATTGAAATCCACCCCGGTGCAAAAATTGGCAGGCGCTTTTTCATCGATCATGGAATGGGAGTCGTGATTGGGGAGACTTGTGAAATAGGCGATAATGTGACCGTTTTTCAGGGAGTAACATTAGGGGGAACCGGTAAGGAAAAAGGAAAGCGTCACCCAACAATTAAAGACAATGCTCTAATTGCTACAGGAGCAAAGGTACTTGGATCCATTACTATTGGAGAGAACTCAAAAATTGGAGCAGGATCTGTCGTACTCCATGAAGTGCCTCCTAATGCAACTGTTGTTGGTATTCCAGGAAAAGTAAAAGTTCAAGATGGGGTTAAGATAAGAAAGGATTTAAATCACTGCGACCTGCCAGACCCAATTGCAGACCGATTTAAAGAGTTGGAAAGTGAAATAGCTAAATTAAGCATTGAAATAGAGAGCTTAAGAAAAGAAAGGAGTATGGTTAATGACCATTCAAATTTATAA
- the cysS gene encoding cysteine--tRNA ligase — protein sequence MTIQIYNTLTRKKEPFIPLEEGQVKMYVCGPTVYNYIHIGNARPPIVFDTVRRYFEYRGYDVKYISNFTDVDDKLIRVAKELGEEVPAIADRFIDAYYADVSALGCKRADVHPRVTENMDIIIEFIEALIEKGYAYESEGDVYYHTRKFNEYGKLSHQSVDDLRLGARIAVGEKKEDALDFALWKAAKEGEIYWDSPWGKGRPGWHIECSAMAKKYLGETIDIHAGGQDLAFPHHENEIAQSEAVSGKTFAQYWMHNGYINIDNEKMSKSLGNFVLVHDIIKKHDPQVLRFFMLSVHYRNPINYSEELLENTRAGLERITTSYQNLKHRQESSADLTDNNEEWLEKISAFHEEFIKEMDDDFNTANGISVLFELSKLANYYVMEKNTSVQVIEAFTKEFEDLFQVLGLSLDVQKEDLLDEEIERLIEERIQARKDRNFQLADQIRDQLKDMNIILEDTPQGIRWKRG from the coding sequence ATGACCATTCAAATTTATAATACATTGACGAGGAAAAAAGAACCTTTTATCCCTTTAGAAGAAGGGCAGGTAAAAATGTATGTGTGCGGTCCGACCGTTTATAATTATATTCATATAGGAAATGCAAGGCCGCCAATTGTTTTTGATACAGTAAGAAGGTATTTTGAATATAGAGGTTATGATGTTAAGTATATTTCGAATTTCACTGATGTGGATGATAAATTAATCCGCGTGGCAAAAGAGCTAGGAGAAGAGGTTCCAGCGATTGCGGACCGCTTTATTGACGCTTATTATGCTGATGTTTCCGCCCTTGGATGCAAACGTGCTGATGTGCACCCAAGAGTAACCGAGAACATGGATATCATTATAGAGTTTATTGAAGCCTTAATTGAAAAAGGATATGCATACGAGTCTGAAGGAGATGTCTACTACCATACCCGTAAATTTAATGAGTATGGGAAGCTTTCACACCAATCCGTTGATGATCTGCGGTTAGGTGCCCGTATTGCAGTAGGAGAAAAGAAGGAGGACGCTCTCGATTTTGCTCTATGGAAGGCAGCAAAAGAAGGAGAAATTTATTGGGACAGTCCATGGGGGAAAGGAAGACCAGGCTGGCACATTGAATGCTCCGCGATGGCAAAAAAATATTTAGGTGAAACAATTGATATTCACGCAGGCGGACAGGACCTAGCCTTTCCTCACCACGAGAATGAAATCGCACAATCAGAAGCTGTTAGCGGCAAAACATTTGCCCAATATTGGATGCATAATGGCTATATCAATATCGATAATGAAAAAATGTCCAAATCGCTTGGCAACTTTGTACTTGTCCATGACATTATTAAAAAGCATGATCCACAGGTTCTGCGATTCTTTATGCTATCTGTTCATTATCGCAATCCAATTAACTATAGTGAGGAATTATTGGAAAATACGCGTGCTGGATTAGAGAGAATTACAACATCCTATCAAAACTTAAAGCATCGTCAAGAATCAAGTGCTGATTTAACTGATAATAACGAAGAATGGCTTGAGAAAATTTCTGCCTTTCATGAGGAATTTATCAAGGAGATGGATGACGACTTCAATACAGCAAATGGCATATCCGTCCTCTTTGAGCTTTCGAAATTGGCGAATTATTATGTAATGGAGAAAAACACCTCCGTACAAGTTATTGAGGCGTTTACAAAGGAATTTGAGGATCTTTTCCAAGTGCTCGGGCTTTCTCTTGATGTTCAGAAAGAGGATTTACTGGATGAGGAGATTGAGCGATTAATTGAAGAGCGTATTCAAGCACGTAAGGATCGAAACTTCCAATTAGCCGACCAAATCCGTGATCAACTGAAAGATATGAACATCATTCTTGAAGATACACCTCAAGGCATTAGATGGAAAAGAGGATAG